Proteins found in one Nostoc sp. NIES-3756 genomic segment:
- a CDS encoding slipin family protein, which yields MWKTFYIKPNEVGILYHRSDFKKILQPGTYTYFGWHWQVTTYNLNQPEAYIENLELLLRNHASELQEYLLIVRTAFNQAALVRLGQTWVSVTPNQLRAFWRGFIEVQAHFFNLEEGLELPAEFVRQVRGIDLTGIKKFQISEYEIGLLYVQNNFVRSLLTGEYAFWSVDRDVSVRSISRLIPNPDFPLEEILIEQHPDFVEAYCEIVQLQTQQVAIARYQGKVIAILPPTSRKLFWRGVEVEVIDISNDAKLPTRLIAELVSGLPEVLVLSRNYLHICEVPTQHIGLLYVNQEFQAQLPSGKHAWWLFGRSLRTEVFDLRYSTLEVAGQDILSKDKVPLRLNLTAGYRILDPLRAKNGLSDIPNYLYKELQFALRGAVGERTLDALLEDKGAIDSSIFEYIRQKTSDYGIEIDSVGVKDIILPGEIKTILSKVVEAEKAAQANVIRRREETAATRSMLNTAKVMEDNPVALRLKELEVLERIAEKIEKIQVNGSLDNILTELIRINRN from the coding sequence ATGTGGAAGACTTTTTATATCAAGCCTAACGAAGTCGGTATTTTATATCATCGTAGTGATTTTAAGAAAATATTACAGCCTGGAACTTATACTTATTTTGGTTGGCATTGGCAAGTAACAACTTATAACCTCAATCAGCCTGAAGCTTATATTGAGAACTTAGAACTTTTACTGCGAAATCATGCCTCAGAGTTACAGGAATATTTGTTAATAGTCAGAACAGCTTTTAATCAAGCTGCTTTGGTACGCTTGGGTCAAACTTGGGTGAGTGTGACACCGAATCAATTACGAGCGTTTTGGCGTGGTTTTATTGAGGTACAAGCTCATTTTTTCAATTTGGAAGAAGGCTTAGAATTACCTGCTGAGTTTGTTCGTCAGGTGAGGGGAATTGATTTAACTGGAATTAAGAAATTCCAAATTTCCGAGTATGAGATTGGTTTGCTGTATGTGCAGAATAATTTTGTGCGATCGCTTTTAACAGGTGAGTATGCTTTTTGGTCTGTTGATCGGGATGTTTCGGTGCGGAGTATTAGCCGTCTTATACCCAATCCAGACTTTCCTTTAGAAGAAATTTTGATTGAACAACATCCTGATTTTGTGGAGGCTTATTGCGAGATTGTGCAATTGCAGACTCAACAAGTAGCGATCGCACGTTATCAAGGTAAAGTCATTGCCATCCTACCACCAACCAGCCGCAAGCTATTTTGGCGGGGTGTTGAAGTAGAAGTAATCGACATCAGCAACGATGCCAAGTTACCTACTCGCCTCATTGCTGAGTTAGTTTCCGGTTTACCTGAAGTTCTAGTTTTGAGCCGCAATTACTTACATATTTGCGAAGTACCTACACAGCACATTGGTTTGCTATATGTGAATCAGGAGTTTCAAGCACAACTTCCATCCGGAAAGCACGCATGGTGGTTGTTTGGACGTTCTCTGCGTACAGAAGTTTTTGACCTACGCTACTCCACTTTAGAGGTAGCTGGACAAGACATCCTTTCCAAAGATAAAGTCCCGTTGCGCTTGAATTTAACGGCTGGCTATCGCATTCTCGACCCTCTGAGAGCCAAAAATGGTTTATCGGATATTCCTAATTACTTATATAAGGAATTACAGTTTGCCTTGCGTGGCGCTGTAGGTGAGAGAACTTTGGATGCTTTACTGGAGGATAAAGGCGCAATTGATAGCAGTATTTTTGAATATATTCGTCAAAAAACTTCGGACTATGGCATTGAAATCGATTCCGTTGGGGTGAAAGATATCATTCTTCCTGGTGAGATTAAAACGATTTTAAGCAAGGTTGTAGAAGCTGAAAAAGCAGCTCAAGCAAACGTAATTCGTCGTCGTGAAGAAACTGCTGCTACCCGGAGTATGCTCAATACTGCCAAGGTAATGGAAGATAACCCTGTGGCGTTGCGTTTGAAGGAGTTGGAAGTGTTAGAACGAATTGCCGAAAAAATTGAAAAAATCCAAGTTAACGGCAGTTTGGACAACATTTTGACCGAGTTGATTCGGATTAATCGCAATTAA
- the psbQ gene encoding photosystem II protein PsbQ has product MNRQKETNQFQCMARQRSIFSLLLVLLATFLISCGSPTTAVAPPTYTTAQLERIQGYAPDIQAVRDRADELKKLIQKREWIDVGNFIHGPIAEARLTMTYVTPNLLPKDQPTARQITKDLLNHLVKIDQAATVGNTQLALSNYQAAFADIDKFLQLLPDTSSQSEAG; this is encoded by the coding sequence GTGAATCGGCAAAAAGAAACCAACCAATTTCAGTGTATGGCGCGTCAACGCTCAATTTTCTCATTACTTCTGGTATTATTAGCAACTTTCTTAATTAGTTGTGGTAGCCCTACTACCGCAGTTGCACCCCCAACCTACACAACTGCACAACTTGAAAGGATTCAAGGATATGCACCTGATATTCAGGCTGTGCGCGATCGCGCGGACGAACTGAAAAAACTGATCCAAAAAAGAGAATGGATCGACGTAGGTAATTTTATTCATGGCCCCATTGCAGAAGCAAGATTAACCATGACCTATGTCACACCCAACCTGCTACCTAAAGATCAACCCACAGCCCGGCAAATCACTAAAGATTTGCTTAACCACCTAGTGAAAATCGATCAGGCTGCTACTGTTGGTAATACCCAACTAGCCTTAAGCAACTATCAAGCTGCTTTTGCAGATATTGATAAGTTCTTACAACTGCTACCTGACACCAGCAGCCAGTCAGAGGCAGGCTAG
- a CDS encoding NAD(P)/FAD-dependent oxidoreductase, translating to MNVAIIGCGVVGAAIAYELSQVPGIKITVFDKQPPAQASTGAALGVLVGIISQKVKGKAWQMRQYSIQRYETLIPELEAITGRKIPFNRQGILSLCLEAEKTEGWEKLAAIRHSQGWQLEIWDTAKLKDICPQVNNPQITGAVYSPQDRQLDPTALTLALVEAAQHNGVTFKFGVTVLGVTTIEANQYTSVETTEGKISADWIIISAGLGSTPITAQLNQTVDIRPVLGQALQVRLGHSLGNPDFQPAITGNDVHIVPVGGGDYWIGATVEFPTNNNQIPPNQELLESVRQQAISFCPELATAQIIRTWSGLRPRPEGRPAPVIDELPGFNNILLATGHYRNGVLLAPATAQAIREKILN from the coding sequence ATGAACGTAGCGATTATCGGTTGTGGCGTAGTTGGGGCGGCGATCGCCTACGAACTTAGCCAAGTGCCAGGAATCAAAATTACAGTTTTTGACAAACAACCACCCGCGCAAGCTTCCACAGGTGCAGCGCTGGGTGTTTTAGTAGGTATAATCAGCCAAAAAGTCAAAGGTAAAGCTTGGCAGATGCGCCAATATAGCATCCAGCGTTATGAAACTTTGATTCCTGAACTCGAAGCCATCACAGGACGTAAAATTCCTTTTAATCGTCAAGGGATTCTCAGCCTTTGCTTAGAAGCAGAAAAAACAGAAGGCTGGGAAAAATTAGCAGCCATTCGCCACTCTCAAGGCTGGCAATTAGAAATCTGGGACACAGCCAAACTCAAAGATATTTGCCCCCAAGTTAATAATCCCCAAATTACTGGCGCTGTTTACTCTCCACAAGACCGCCAATTAGACCCCACCGCCTTAACATTAGCCTTAGTTGAGGCTGCCCAACATAATGGTGTAACTTTTAAATTCGGCGTAACTGTATTAGGTGTTACCACTATAGAAGCTAACCAATATACATCCGTCGAGACAACCGAAGGTAAAATCAGTGCCGACTGGATTATTATCTCGGCTGGTTTAGGTTCCACACCCATAACAGCACAACTCAACCAAACAGTAGATATTCGTCCTGTACTGGGACAAGCTTTGCAAGTGCGCTTAGGACATTCATTAGGAAATCCTGATTTTCAACCAGCAATTACAGGTAATGACGTGCATATAGTCCCTGTAGGTGGTGGAGACTATTGGATAGGTGCAACAGTAGAATTTCCGACAAACAACAATCAAATTCCACCTAATCAAGAATTACTAGAATCCGTCAGACAACAGGCTATTTCCTTCTGTCCAGAATTAGCAACAGCCCAAATCATCCGCACTTGGTCAGGCTTACGCCCCCGTCCTGAAGGTCGTCCAGCACCAGTAATTGATGAATTGCCAGGGTTCAATAACATCCTGTTAGCAACCGGACACTATCGCAACGGTGTTTTACTCGCACCCGCAACCGCTCAGGCAATTCGTGAGAAGATTCTCAATTAA
- a CDS encoding alpha/beta fold hydrolase, whose translation MSITENKITVNSLEWFYRESAPIGRTDLLPVLLLHGIPSQSYSWRDILPALGSQGTRAIAPDWIGSGFSAKPEKQDFAYTTEAYITALAAFVQALELERFSLVVQGFLGSVGLQYALKYPEQIANIAILNAPISTAAKLPWKLKQMGLPFIGDMMTQDPLLIDRTLEGGSRYRIEDKDLDVYRKPFLKTSAVGRALLTTIRNLQLPTAMTEIESGFKQWQQPILIQWGMIDPWLPVEVAQKFADTVPNAELIKLNNVGHYPQEHYHKTILEDLLPFVRRAKS comes from the coding sequence GTGTCAATCACAGAAAATAAAATAACAGTAAATTCTTTAGAGTGGTTTTATCGGGAATCTGCGCCAATTGGTAGAACTGACTTGTTGCCTGTGTTGTTACTACATGGTATACCTTCACAGAGTTACAGTTGGCGTGATATCTTACCAGCATTAGGTAGTCAGGGAACAAGAGCGATCGCACCAGATTGGATCGGTTCGGGCTTTTCTGCCAAGCCGGAAAAACAAGACTTTGCCTACACTACCGAAGCATACATCACAGCATTAGCAGCATTCGTTCAAGCTTTAGAACTTGAGCGTTTTTCTCTGGTTGTCCAAGGATTTCTAGGCTCTGTCGGTCTACAATACGCCTTAAAGTATCCTGAACAAATTGCTAACATAGCCATCCTCAATGCCCCAATCTCCACAGCCGCCAAATTACCGTGGAAGTTGAAACAAATGGGTCTACCATTTATCGGTGACATGATGACTCAAGACCCATTATTAATTGACCGAACTCTAGAAGGTGGTAGTCGTTACCGTATCGAAGACAAAGATTTAGATGTTTATCGCAAACCCTTCTTGAAAACCTCTGCTGTAGGACGGGCGCTTTTAACAACGATTCGCAACCTGCAACTTCCAACTGCCATGACAGAAATTGAATCAGGCTTTAAACAATGGCAACAACCGATTTTAATTCAATGGGGCATGATAGACCCTTGGTTGCCCGTAGAGGTAGCACAAAAGTTTGCTGATACCGTCCCCAATGCCGAATTAATCAAACTCAACAACGTCGGACACTATCCCCAAGAACACTACCATAAAACAATCCTAGAAGACCTTCTACCCTTCGTGCGTCGTGCTAAGAGTTGA
- the yidD gene encoding membrane protein insertion efficiency factor YidD: protein MKQIFIWLIKGYRMFISPLFPPTCRFQPTCSMYAIQAIERFGVFRGGWMATRRILRCHPFHPGGYDPVPEIGGDGCCHHHDGSGK, encoded by the coding sequence ATGAAGCAAATATTTATTTGGTTAATTAAGGGATACAGAATGTTTATTTCCCCATTGTTTCCCCCGACTTGTCGATTTCAACCCACTTGTTCAATGTATGCCATCCAAGCCATTGAAAGATTTGGCGTGTTCCGTGGAGGCTGGATGGCAACTCGCCGTATCTTACGCTGTCATCCCTTCCATCCAGGTGGTTATGATCCTGTGCCGGAAATAGGCGGTGATGGTTGTTGTCATCATCATGATGGGAGTGGGAAGTAG
- a CDS encoding diacylglycerol/polyprenol kinase family protein: protein MLTLVPELISNPPLWLQITIVAAWVFFILAIAGLVNRFATSDSEILRKIVHIGAGHVILLAWWLDIPASVGIGASIVASIVTLLSYIFPILPGINSVGRQSLGTFFYAVSVGVLVGWFWHIQQPQYAAIGMMVMAWGDGLAALIGQRFGKHKYTLLGSHKSWEGSLTMALASYLVCSLILLGVLGNVWQTWTVSLAVALVATSLEAFSFLGIDNLTVPIGSAAVAFALIQFWSLS from the coding sequence TTGTTAACTCTAGTTCCTGAATTAATCTCCAATCCGCCTTTATGGCTGCAAATTACCATTGTTGCAGCTTGGGTATTTTTCATTCTAGCGATCGCTGGCTTGGTAAATCGTTTTGCCACTAGCGACTCAGAAATACTCCGAAAAATTGTCCATATAGGTGCAGGTCACGTTATTTTACTGGCTTGGTGGTTAGATATTCCCGCCAGTGTGGGCATTGGGGCTTCCATTGTTGCGAGTATCGTTACTCTGCTGTCCTATATCTTCCCTATTCTCCCAGGTATCAACAGCGTGGGGCGGCAAAGCTTAGGCACATTCTTTTATGCTGTCAGCGTTGGCGTTTTAGTTGGCTGGTTTTGGCATATCCAACAACCCCAATACGCTGCGATCGGTATGATGGTAATGGCCTGGGGTGATGGGTTAGCCGCATTGATTGGACAGCGTTTTGGCAAGCATAAATATACGCTTCTAGGCTCACACAAAAGCTGGGAAGGCTCCTTAACTATGGCTTTAGCCAGTTATTTAGTGTGTAGTTTAATTTTACTGGGCGTACTAGGCAATGTCTGGCAAACTTGGACAGTATCACTAGCAGTTGCTTTGGTCGCCACTAGCTTAGAAGCTTTTTCTTTCTTGGGTATTGATAATCTGACTGTTCCTATAGGCAGTGCAGCCGTAGCATTTGCACTCATTCAGTTCTGGTCACTCTCATAG
- a CDS encoding SpoIID/LytB domain-containing protein produces MKFQLLLGSLLSQIKVRHWWLGILLWIALVAPAQASVILRVAIERGVNQARVGSSTTAVVKDNTGRTLGQLPAMSAFYAQAVPGGVALDKWQSGLFWIEPSGKGFVYIGDRWFRGRTLVVPTEKGIDVVNWVDLEEYLYSVVGGEMSSGWPEEALKAQAIAARTYALYKREQQRTNPVYDLGDTPDRWQIYKGVSSESPKTYAAVDATAGQVLTYNNNLILSVFHACSGGHTENVEDVWSNPLPYLRAVQDYDQNVKECNWQKTFTPAEISARVTGVGNVREIVPESFSPFRSVKALRVVGDKGTKVLRGEEVRTALRLRSTRFNVTRGADGSFTLQGAGFGHGLGMSQWGAYNLALSGANYLQILGHYYRGVSLTPIKAK; encoded by the coding sequence ATGAAATTTCAACTGTTGTTAGGCTCTTTATTGTCCCAGATTAAAGTCCGTCATTGGTGGCTAGGTATCTTATTGTGGATCGCTTTGGTTGCCCCAGCTCAAGCCTCTGTCATCCTGCGCGTGGCAATTGAGAGGGGAGTTAATCAAGCCAGAGTAGGCAGTTCGACAACGGCGGTTGTCAAAGATAATACAGGGCGTACTTTGGGACAATTGCCAGCCATGAGTGCTTTTTATGCACAAGCTGTTCCTGGGGGAGTAGCTTTAGATAAATGGCAGTCTGGTTTATTTTGGATCGAACCATCGGGGAAAGGATTCGTTTATATTGGCGATCGCTGGTTTCGTGGCAGAACTTTAGTAGTTCCCACCGAAAAAGGCATAGATGTCGTTAACTGGGTAGATTTAGAAGAATATCTCTATAGTGTAGTGGGTGGAGAAATGAGTTCTGGTTGGCCTGAAGAGGCTTTGAAGGCACAGGCGATCGCTGCTCGTACTTATGCCCTATACAAGCGAGAACAACAGCGCACTAACCCAGTATACGATTTGGGTGATACCCCAGATCGTTGGCAGATTTATAAAGGAGTCAGTAGCGAATCGCCTAAAACCTACGCCGCCGTTGATGCTACAGCCGGGCAAGTTTTAACTTATAACAATAATCTAATTCTTTCGGTCTTTCATGCCTGTTCTGGCGGACACACCGAAAACGTAGAAGATGTTTGGAGTAATCCTTTGCCTTACCTCCGTGCTGTTCAAGACTACGACCAAAACGTTAAGGAATGTAATTGGCAAAAAACTTTTACCCCAGCAGAAATTAGCGCCAGAGTTACTGGTGTGGGTAACGTTAGAGAAATAGTTCCTGAATCTTTCTCACCGTTCCGCAGCGTGAAAGCTTTAAGAGTAGTGGGTGATAAAGGTACAAAAGTCCTGAGAGGCGAAGAAGTGCGTACAGCCTTAAGACTCAGAAGTACCCGCTTTAACGTTACTAGAGGCGCAGATGGTAGCTTTACCCTGCAAGGTGCAGGTTTCGGTCATGGCTTAGGCATGAGTCAATGGGGCGCTTATAATTTAGCCTTAAGCGGCGCTAACTACTTGCAAATACTGGGACATTACTATCGTGGTGTCTCCCTCACACCCATTAAGGCAAAGTGA
- a CDS encoding M20 family metallopeptidase, with protein sequence MLTRIKDLATKLAPRLVEIRRHIHSHPELSGQEYQTAAFVAGVLSSSGLRVQEGVGKTGVVGELQVTEKNHNFLAIRTDMDALPIQECTELEYASRTEGVMHACGHDIHTTVGLGTAMVLSQMAEELGGNVRFLFQPAEEIAQGASWMVADGAVKDVSAILGIHVFPSIPAGSIGVRYGALTAAADDLEIVIIGESGHGARPHEAVDAIWIAAQVISALQQAISRTQNPLRPVVLTIGKITGGRAPNVIADKVQLLGTVRSLHPETRAQLPNWIEKIVANVCHSYGARYQVNYRQGVPGVYNDYGLTQLFQAAGEEAWTSDRVQVLPEPSLGAEDFSVYLEHIPGSMFRLGVGYPERIINHPLHHPEFEVDESAIVTGVVTMAYAAYKYFLK encoded by the coding sequence ATGCTGACCCGTATTAAAGACTTAGCCACAAAACTAGCGCCTCGCCTGGTTGAAATTCGTCGTCATATCCACTCCCACCCGGAACTGAGTGGACAAGAATATCAAACTGCTGCCTTTGTGGCGGGTGTGTTATCTTCCAGTGGCTTACGTGTACAAGAAGGTGTCGGTAAAACTGGTGTCGTTGGTGAATTGCAAGTTACTGAGAAAAATCATAATTTCTTGGCAATTCGTACCGATATGGATGCCTTACCTATTCAGGAATGTACGGAATTGGAATACGCTTCTCGTACAGAAGGAGTAATGCACGCTTGTGGTCATGATATCCACACTACGGTAGGTTTGGGAACGGCAATGGTTCTGTCTCAAATGGCAGAGGAGTTAGGCGGAAATGTACGGTTTTTGTTTCAGCCTGCGGAAGAAATTGCTCAAGGCGCAAGCTGGATGGTAGCTGATGGGGCTGTTAAGGATGTTTCCGCTATTTTAGGGATTCATGTTTTCCCTTCGATTCCGGCTGGTTCAATTGGGGTACGTTATGGCGCTTTAACGGCGGCGGCGGATGATTTAGAAATTGTGATTATTGGTGAATCTGGACATGGTGCGCGTCCCCACGAGGCTGTTGATGCCATTTGGATTGCAGCACAGGTAATTTCTGCTTTGCAGCAAGCGATTAGCCGTACCCAGAATCCGTTGCGTCCTGTGGTGTTGACTATTGGCAAAATTACTGGCGGGAGAGCGCCGAATGTGATTGCAGATAAAGTACAGTTGTTAGGAACAGTGCGATCGCTCCACCCAGAAACCCGCGCCCAACTCCCCAACTGGATTGAAAAAATTGTCGCCAATGTTTGCCATTCCTACGGTGCGCGTTATCAAGTCAACTATCGTCAAGGTGTTCCCGGTGTTTACAACGATTATGGGCTGACGCAGTTGTTTCAAGCCGCAGGTGAAGAAGCGTGGACTAGCGATCGCGTCCAGGTATTACCTGAACCATCTTTAGGTGCGGAAGACTTTTCTGTGTATTTAGAACACATCCCCGGCTCAATGTTCCGCTTGGGTGTAGGCTATCCTGAACGAATTATCAACCATCCTTTACATCACCCTGAATTTGAAGTCGATGAATCTGCTATTGTCACAGGAGTAGTAACTATGGCTTACGCTGCTTATAAATATTTTTTAAAGTAA
- a CDS encoding sulfite exporter TauE/SafE family protein: protein MTSIWICLLLGLVAGTISGMTGIGGGIIILPALIFLLGFSQQQAQGTTLALLVLPIDLLAAWVYYKQGHVDIKVAALICLGFIFGGWLGAKVGTNLPTGALSKIFAFLMIMSAIKVLFTNPAEGI from the coding sequence ATGACTAGTATTTGGATTTGCCTGCTGTTAGGATTAGTTGCTGGAACAATTAGTGGAATGACAGGTATTGGTGGGGGGATAATTATTTTACCTGCTCTAATCTTTTTACTAGGGTTCTCCCAACAACAAGCTCAAGGCACTACATTAGCATTGTTGGTTTTACCAATAGATTTATTAGCAGCTTGGGTTTATTACAAGCAAGGACACGTCGATATTAAAGTAGCTGCACTCATTTGTTTAGGATTTATTTTTGGTGGTTGGTTGGGTGCAAAAGTAGGAACAAATTTACCTACAGGAGCCTTAAGCAAAATATTTGCATTTTTGATGATTATGAGCGCTATCAAAGTTTTATTTACCAATCCTGCCGAGGGAATATAA
- a CDS encoding aromatic ring-hydroxylating dioxygenase subunit alpha, translated as MTAETTLEGNLQNNDLFKNAANEELQAEEKVFQWTKQWYPMAVVEYLDPSRPHRMQLLGKDIVLWRDGSGQWRCFEDACPHRLVPLSEGRVEADGTLLCAYHAWRFDGQGNCVSIPQSKDEQTAAKNCENPKSCAVVYPTQERQGLLWVWAEAGEIAKVESQLQTPRIVAELEDNSGSVVKSAWNFRDLPYGWDYFMENVSDPAHVPVSHHGIIGDRYKDAKYYDMIPVRPISTQDGFAFEIQPTQGDTVQAIHDFQPPCYMKIAATSKDGGQLILALYATPTRPGWCRHIGCQVFIKNPQGKKPQGLSFFGLPLPIWLTHVLASLFLHQDMVFLHYQETIIAQKRQGKWLNAVYTPNPQDKMVIALRRWLESRAGGGIPWAAEAIPQGEQDKQKLFDVWTTHTQNCTVCQNALKNINRLTLLAYVAAAVCLFIAVIVDARFVAVQAALSKSLFTLPPVGFWLALAGSILLAVLGYQLKRFSRLFYFYKFEHAYNH; from the coding sequence ATGACTGCTGAAACCACACTGGAAGGGAATCTCCAGAACAACGACTTATTTAAAAATGCAGCTAATGAAGAATTGCAAGCAGAAGAAAAAGTGTTCCAATGGACAAAGCAGTGGTATCCAATGGCGGTGGTAGAGTATCTTGATCCTAGCCGTCCTCATAGGATGCAGTTATTAGGTAAGGATATTGTTCTGTGGCGAGATGGTTCCGGTCAATGGCGATGTTTTGAAGATGCTTGTCCTCATCGACTAGTTCCGCTTTCAGAAGGTCGTGTCGAAGCTGATGGTACACTGTTATGTGCTTACCATGCTTGGCGTTTTGACGGTCAAGGAAATTGTGTGAGTATCCCCCAGTCTAAGGACGAACAGACTGCGGCTAAGAATTGTGAAAATCCGAAATCCTGTGCTGTGGTTTATCCTACCCAGGAACGCCAGGGTTTACTGTGGGTGTGGGCCGAAGCGGGAGAAATAGCTAAGGTAGAAAGTCAATTGCAGACACCGCGTATTGTGGCTGAATTAGAAGATAACTCAGGTAGTGTTGTCAAATCTGCCTGGAATTTCCGCGATTTGCCTTATGGCTGGGACTACTTTATGGAAAACGTCTCAGACCCGGCTCATGTACCAGTTTCTCATCATGGAATTATAGGCGATCGCTACAAAGATGCCAAATACTACGATATGATTCCTGTGCGCCCCATATCTACCCAAGATGGGTTTGCCTTTGAGATTCAACCAACACAAGGCGACACAGTACAGGCAATTCACGATTTTCAACCACCTTGTTATATGAAAATTGCTGCTACCTCTAAGGATGGTGGACAGTTAATTCTAGCTTTGTACGCTACACCAACCCGTCCTGGATGGTGTCGGCATATTGGTTGCCAAGTCTTCATTAAAAATCCCCAAGGAAAGAAACCCCAAGGATTATCTTTCTTTGGACTACCCCTACCCATTTGGTTAACTCATGTATTAGCATCCTTATTTCTGCATCAAGATATGGTGTTTCTGCATTACCAGGAAACAATTATTGCCCAAAAAAGACAGGGCAAATGGCTAAATGCTGTTTACACACCAAACCCTCAAGACAAAATGGTAATTGCATTGCGTCGCTGGTTAGAAAGTCGCGCTGGTGGTGGCATACCGTGGGCAGCAGAAGCCATACCCCAAGGCGAACAAGATAAGCAGAAGTTGTTTGACGTATGGACAACCCATACTCAAAATTGCACAGTTTGCCAAAATGCCCTAAAAAACATCAATCGCTTGACATTATTAGCTTATGTAGCTGCGGCTGTGTGTTTATTCATCGCAGTAATTGTTGATGCTAGGTTTGTAGCCGTACAAGCAGCTTTGAGCAAATCCCTATTTACCCTCCCCCCTGTAGGATTTTGGTTAGCGCTTGCAGGTAGTATTTTGCTGGCTGTACTGGGATATCAATTAAAAAGATTTAGTCGGCTATTTTATTTCTACAAGTTTGAACACGCTTATAATCATTAA